The following are encoded together in the Planctomycetia bacterium genome:
- a CDS encoding SgcJ/EcaC family oxidoreductase gives MRLQLTKSRLARASCLVGVLCLAGYITLQSGFAEGLRSSTLKTLPDPAADVTAFIGEVVTTFNKHDAKAVGALFCSNGELVDADGNVLKTRDALISHYENVFTNAKDSKVSVTADSVRVINDRLAMYDGIASVKQTNGQSARETRFAAVLTREGDRWQLASIRDLEEMETGPAAIQEKLTALKWMIGDWVEEGGSYRIHTSCQWSEDKLSLIQKFTISGTNMKELTGTQRITWDAATQKIKSWSHDNMGGHAEALWTASGEQWVVKSTGANSDGDVTSATMIYRPIDKGRIDIVSRDRVVGDDVMPDVAVTLVQRPPEPKP, from the coding sequence ATGCGATTACAACTCACCAAAAGCCGACTGGCCAGAGCCAGTTGTTTAGTGGGCGTGCTCTGCCTGGCTGGTTACATCACTCTGCAATCGGGTTTTGCTGAAGGTTTACGTTCGAGTACTCTTAAAACGCTGCCTGATCCGGCTGCTGATGTCACAGCATTCATCGGTGAGGTGGTGACAACTTTCAACAAGCATGATGCCAAGGCAGTTGGCGCTCTGTTTTGTTCCAACGGCGAACTGGTAGATGCAGATGGCAATGTTCTGAAAACGCGTGATGCATTGATCTCTCACTATGAGAATGTCTTTACCAATGCCAAAGATTCCAAGGTAAGCGTGACCGCTGACAGCGTGAGAGTCATCAATGATCGCCTTGCCATGTACGATGGCATTGCTTCGGTGAAACAGACCAATGGCCAGTCAGCACGGGAAACTCGCTTTGCTGCAGTATTAACCAGGGAAGGTGACCGCTGGCAACTCGCCAGCATTCGCGATCTGGAAGAAATGGAGACAGGCCCAGCAGCCATCCAGGAAAAACTGACCGCGCTGAAATGGATGATCGGAGACTGGGTAGAAGAAGGTGGAAGCTACCGCATCCATACTTCCTGTCAATGGAGTGAAGATAAGCTGTCGCTCATCCAGAAGTTTACCATCAGCGGCACGAATATGAAGGAACTGACAGGCACCCAGCGAATTACCTGGGATGCAGCCACCCAGAAAATCAAATCCTGGTCACATGATAACATGGGTGGACATGCCGAGGCCCTCTGGACAGCCAGCGGTGAGCAGTGGGTTGTGAAGTCAACCGGCGCCAATAGCGATGGCGATGTGACTTCAGCCACCATGATTTACCGTCCTATCGATAAAGGGCGTATTGATATAGTCTCGCGAGATCGAGTTGTCGGTGATGACGTCATGCCTGACGTAGCTGTCACGCTGGTACAACGTCCACCAGAACCCAAACCATAA
- a CDS encoding 6-phosphofructokinase, giving the protein MKIGVVTGGGDCPGLNAVIRAVVKATRHHGWEALGIIGGYEGLLKPWKTIPLSQEQLDGLLIRGGTILGTANRGRFSAKVGHGDFRRLPFELLAEVKESMNELGLHALVSIGGDGSLSIAQQMHEFGIPIVGVPKTIDNDLQGTVMTFGFDSAVACATDALDRLHSTAESHKRVIVLEVMGRYAGWIALFAGVAGGADVILIPEIPFSYESICRKIEEREQQGKHFTLVIVAEGAREKDGEMVTSAAQQKDREARLGGIGAVVTAELEKRTGKECRNCVLGHLQRGGTPTAFDRALCSIFGAEAVELIAHGQFGKMVSYQGSHVGAVDLTEAVGTLKTVKQDGSLATTARAIGICLGD; this is encoded by the coding sequence ATGAAGATCGGTGTCGTTACCGGAGGTGGTGATTGCCCCGGCTTGAATGCGGTGATTCGTGCCGTGGTAAAAGCTACCCGGCATCACGGATGGGAAGCACTTGGCATCATTGGTGGCTATGAAGGGTTGCTCAAGCCCTGGAAAACTATCCCCCTTTCTCAAGAGCAATTGGACGGACTGCTTATCCGTGGTGGAACGATTCTGGGCACCGCCAATCGTGGTCGATTTTCCGCCAAAGTAGGCCATGGCGACTTCCGGCGTCTACCTTTCGAACTACTTGCAGAAGTGAAAGAATCGATGAATGAACTGGGGCTTCATGCTCTCGTGTCCATTGGTGGTGATGGATCACTGAGCATTGCCCAGCAGATGCATGAGTTTGGCATCCCCATTGTGGGGGTGCCCAAGACTATTGATAACGACCTGCAAGGCACCGTGATGACTTTTGGGTTTGATTCCGCCGTTGCCTGCGCCACCGATGCTCTCGACCGGTTACACTCGACGGCAGAAAGTCACAAACGCGTTATCGTTCTGGAAGTCATGGGTAGATATGCAGGCTGGATAGCTCTCTTCGCCGGAGTGGCCGGTGGGGCAGACGTCATTCTGATTCCAGAAATTCCATTCAGTTATGAAAGCATCTGCAGGAAGATTGAAGAACGAGAGCAGCAAGGCAAGCATTTCACCCTGGTTATTGTTGCCGAGGGTGCACGGGAGAAAGATGGAGAAATGGTGACCAGCGCAGCCCAGCAGAAAGATCGGGAAGCCAGGCTGGGTGGCATCGGCGCTGTGGTGACCGCTGAACTCGAAAAACGGACAGGCAAAGAATGCAGGAACTGCGTACTGGGACACCTGCAGCGTGGAGGAACACCCACAGCATTCGACCGTGCTCTGTGCTCCATTTTCGGTGCGGAAGCAGTAGAACTCATTGCCCACGGACAATTCGGAAAAATGGTCTCTTACCAGGGCTCGCATGTCGGTGCAGTTGACTTGACTGAAGCTGTAGGCACGCTCAAGACTGTTAAGCAGGATGGAAGCCTCGCTACCACAGCCCGAGCCATTGGAATCTGTCTTGGCGATTAA
- a CDS encoding LOG family protein: MNQTEARNADPISLADEENVKRVLVESVMGLWDVVNNLTRLKPSKRDRYRVTIFGSARIKPGSFGYEATKEVSAALAEMGCDIITGGGPGLMQAANEGASRVQGKVQSMGIRVDLPFEQEVNSFVSHAFEHRTFFTRLHQFVLASDAFVVAPGGIGTVLEAMMIWQLIQVHHLKDCPFLLVGKMWEGLVQWVRESMLTTDPPLANVEDMNIPQCVTGAAKVIEIIQLHRAQWLARQKK; the protein is encoded by the coding sequence ATGAACCAGACCGAAGCCCGAAATGCCGACCCCATCAGTCTGGCTGATGAAGAGAATGTCAAACGGGTGCTGGTGGAATCGGTGATGGGTTTGTGGGATGTCGTTAATAACCTGACACGCCTGAAACCTTCTAAACGAGACCGATATCGTGTGACCATCTTCGGGTCTGCCCGCATCAAACCAGGTAGTTTTGGCTACGAAGCGACCAAAGAAGTATCAGCAGCTCTGGCAGAAATGGGATGCGACATCATTACCGGCGGCGGCCCAGGGCTGATGCAGGCTGCCAACGAAGGCGCCTCACGCGTGCAAGGCAAAGTGCAGTCGATGGGTATTCGAGTCGATCTGCCTTTCGAACAGGAAGTCAATTCCTTTGTCAGTCATGCCTTTGAGCATCGAACATTTTTCACCAGGTTGCATCAGTTTGTGTTGGCATCTGATGCGTTTGTCGTTGCACCCGGTGGCATCGGCACCGTGCTCGAAGCCATGATGATCTGGCAACTCATCCAAGTGCATCATTTGAAGGATTGCCCATTTCTACTTGTTGGCAAGATGTGGGAAGGATTGGTGCAATGGGTACGTGAATCCATGCTGACCACCGATCCACCACTAGCCAATGTGGAGGATATGAATATTCCCCAGTGTGTGACCGGTGCTGCCAAGGTCATTGAAATCATCCAATTGCACCGTGCTCAATGGCTGGCTCGACAGAAAAAATGA
- the ppk2 gene encoding polyphosphate kinase 2: protein MSNKDKEKVKENDNGKLKRKAYEKELRKLQAELCTLQEWVKQEGLRVVIIFEGRDAAGKGGTIKAITERVSPRVFRTVALPAPSDREKSQLYIQRYMAHLPAAGEIVIFDRSWYNRAGVEYVMGFCSKEQHKRFLELCPVVEKFMVDGGIQLIKVWLEVSDEEQKRRFEARINDPVRQWKLSPMDLPSRSKWYEYSKARDMMLDATDSVHAPWHILRSDDKKRARLNCIAHILSMIPYKEVKREKVKLPKRSDKHEYDDQATLEHRKYVKLRY, encoded by the coding sequence ATGTCGAACAAAGACAAAGAGAAGGTCAAAGAAAATGACAACGGCAAACTCAAAAGGAAAGCCTACGAGAAGGAATTGCGCAAGCTGCAGGCCGAGTTATGCACATTACAGGAATGGGTCAAACAAGAAGGACTTCGTGTGGTCATCATCTTCGAAGGTCGCGATGCGGCCGGCAAAGGTGGAACCATCAAGGCCATTACTGAACGGGTAAGTCCGCGAGTATTTCGGACTGTCGCCTTGCCAGCGCCTTCAGACCGGGAGAAATCCCAACTCTACATACAGCGGTATATGGCCCACCTGCCTGCGGCGGGTGAAATCGTCATTTTTGATCGAAGCTGGTACAACCGTGCCGGCGTGGAGTATGTCATGGGGTTCTGTTCGAAAGAGCAACATAAGCGATTTCTCGAATTATGCCCCGTTGTTGAAAAGTTCATGGTCGATGGCGGTATACAGTTGATCAAAGTATGGCTGGAAGTGAGTGATGAAGAACAGAAAAGGAGATTCGAAGCACGCATCAACGATCCCGTTCGCCAGTGGAAATTAAGCCCGATGGATTTGCCGTCGCGAAGCAAATGGTACGAATATTCCAAAGCGCGAGACATGATGCTGGACGCTACCGACTCGGTACATGCTCCATGGCATATCCTGCGTTCTGACGACAAGAAACGTGCGCGACTCAACTGTATAGCTCATATTCTCAGCATGATTCCCTACAAGGAAGTCAAACGGGAGAAAGTCAAGCTGCCCAAGCGGTCAGACAAGCATGAATACGACGATCAAGCTACTCTGGAACACCGGAAGTACGTGAAGCTTCGGTACTAG
- a CDS encoding bile acid:sodium symporter — translation MQLIIKLLVVVFVTTSMATLGLTLHTREIVGPWRRFNLVLSLLFSNLVLVPAIAYCFTKVFVLDETFETGLLLLGMAAGAPFVPKLIEVARADMALAVSMMLLQVLGTIIVLPLILPRFIPGVQANALQIATPLILQMLLPLIAGLVFRHFAPTWAKRINPPLMLISQLSALIVLIALFVINFQSMTAMLGSGALLASLCFVIVAMLVGYFTSFANGESSVVQTIATGQRNIPAALVVASNNPLPRDIVGMLMLTTFVGLIPIVGYAIFCGHTGTKRKTSSDS, via the coding sequence ATGCAGTTGATCATCAAACTTCTCGTTGTGGTGTTTGTCACTACCAGCATGGCAACACTGGGCTTGACTCTGCATACACGGGAAATCGTTGGTCCTTGGCGCAGATTCAACCTCGTTCTCAGTTTGCTGTTCTCCAACCTGGTGCTGGTACCTGCTATTGCCTATTGCTTTACCAAAGTCTTCGTTTTGGACGAAACGTTTGAAACAGGTTTATTATTACTGGGCATGGCAGCAGGCGCTCCGTTTGTACCCAAGCTGATCGAAGTGGCACGAGCTGATATGGCACTGGCAGTCAGCATGATGTTGCTTCAGGTACTTGGCACTATCATCGTCTTACCGCTCATACTACCGCGATTTATACCAGGTGTTCAGGCAAATGCACTGCAGATTGCAACTCCATTGATATTGCAGATGCTTCTGCCTTTGATTGCCGGGCTGGTATTCCGGCACTTCGCTCCAACCTGGGCGAAAAGAATCAATCCGCCGCTCATGCTGATTTCTCAACTCTCTGCACTAATCGTGCTGATAGCGCTCTTTGTCATTAATTTCCAAAGCATGACGGCGATGCTGGGAAGCGGCGCCTTGCTGGCATCACTCTGCTTTGTGATAGTTGCCATGCTGGTGGGGTATTTCACCAGCTTCGCGAATGGTGAATCATCTGTCGTACAGACCATTGCAACAGGTCAGCGCAACATACCAGCAGCTCTGGTTGTTGCCTCCAACAACCCATTGCCTAGAGATATTGTCGGCATGCTGATGCTGACAACCTTCGTTGGGCTGATACCGATTGTAGGCTATGCGATATTCTGCGGACATACAGGAACCAAACGCAAGACCTCATCTGATTCCTAA
- a CDS encoding efflux RND transporter periplasmic adaptor subunit, with protein sequence MQRITVLFFVLIATLSNSSCQKSSELPTATMPAPMVTVGNPVSKSVPYFEYFQGNLESTERVEIRARVSGYLNKIHFQPGAEVKKGDRLIDIDPRPFEAEIAQAKSMIERSQALVNRLTLDFNRNEKLVKTGAVSQEDFDKIIGNKLEAEANVKAEKAKLQASELDLDFTTIDAPIDGKVGDRLVTEGNLVTGGQTNTTLLTTIVAVDKMFLSFDCPESVLQRIQENVRKGIIKTTKGQKIPVEMGIQAIHADQFPLKGEIVFINNEADRKTGTIRIKAEFPNPKSAEGARVLTPGMFAKIRVRIGDPVPSILVPDSALGSDMGTKFIYLVEQDNKAKRCNVTIGGLDEGLRVIESIKEEGKEPRALRTDERVIINGIQRVRPGMTVDPKDPGAKKTSAQSGSDAAKPSK encoded by the coding sequence ATGCAACGCATTACGGTCTTATTTTTCGTTCTGATAGCAACCTTGAGTAACTCGAGTTGCCAGAAGAGTTCAGAGTTACCCACCGCCACCATGCCTGCACCGATGGTGACAGTTGGTAACCCTGTCAGCAAATCTGTTCCTTATTTTGAGTATTTTCAAGGCAACCTGGAATCGACGGAGCGTGTTGAAATACGAGCCAGGGTGAGTGGCTATCTCAATAAGATCCACTTTCAGCCTGGAGCTGAGGTGAAGAAAGGTGATCGTCTGATTGACATCGACCCGCGCCCTTTTGAAGCGGAAATTGCCCAGGCAAAATCGATGATTGAGCGCAGTCAGGCGCTGGTGAATCGATTGACTCTCGACTTTAACCGCAACGAAAAACTGGTCAAAACAGGTGCGGTCAGTCAGGAAGATTTTGACAAGATCATCGGCAACAAACTCGAAGCGGAGGCTAACGTCAAAGCCGAGAAAGCCAAGCTACAGGCCAGTGAACTGGATCTGGACTTCACCACCATTGATGCTCCGATCGATGGCAAAGTGGGGGATCGTCTTGTCACCGAAGGAAATCTAGTGACAGGCGGGCAGACGAACACCACATTGCTGACCACCATCGTGGCAGTAGACAAAATGTTTCTTTCTTTCGACTGTCCGGAAAGTGTGCTACAGCGTATTCAGGAAAACGTCCGGAAAGGCATCATCAAGACAACCAAAGGACAGAAAATTCCTGTGGAGATGGGTATACAGGCTATTCACGCTGATCAATTCCCACTTAAGGGCGAAATCGTCTTTATCAACAATGAAGCAGACCGCAAGACAGGTACTATTCGCATAAAAGCCGAATTTCCCAATCCCAAAAGCGCCGAAGGTGCACGTGTTCTGACCCCTGGAATGTTTGCAAAGATTCGAGTCCGTATTGGTGATCCGGTACCTTCCATTCTGGTTCCTGACAGTGCACTGGGTTCGGATATGGGCACCAAGTTCATTTACCTCGTCGAGCAGGATAACAAGGCGAAACGCTGCAATGTCACCATTGGCGGGCTTGATGAGGGATTGCGAGTCATTGAATCGATCAAAGAAGAAGGTAAGGAACCGCGTGCACTGCGCACCGACGAGCGGGTCATTATCAATGGCATCCAGCGCGTTCGGCCCGGCATGACGGTTGATCCTAAAGATCCTGGGGCAAAAAAGACATCAGCACAATCAGGATCTGATGCGGCAAAACCGTCAAAATGA
- a CDS encoding efflux RND transporter permease subunit, with translation MSAFSRFFIDRPIFAAVISVVIVITGLLALQTLPIAQYPEIAPPTVSVTCTYTGASATVVADTVAAPIEQQVIGVERMLYMSSQSTNDGVYSLTVTFENGVDLDIAQVQVQNRVNLAMPVLPDVVKQTGVSVKKKSPNILLVVNLYSPKQTRDQLYLSNYAVINIQDELKQISGVGDLAVMGQLDFSMRMWLDPDKVAARDLTASDIVNVLKEQNVQVAAGALARPPSPAGQAFQYTLSTLGRLKDTEQFGNIIVRTGADGQITRMVDIVSEQRKVTMNGGKTRNFGGIELGAKAEDTGCTLDGQDAIGMAIYQLPGSNALETAERIKKRMEELKKNFPDDVDYAIRYDTTPFIEESIHEVFKALRDAIILVAIVVLVFLQTWRATIIPLVAVPVAIVGTFAVMAGMGFSLNNLSLLGLVLAIGIVVDDAIVVVEAVEHKLEHGMSAKEAAHSAMNEVANPIVAISLVLMAVFIPCAFISGITGQFFRQFAVTIAVSTFFSAVNSLTLSPALCALLLAPKAEQKDPITRTMNLSLGWFFFLFNKMFTVGTNGYAWIVGWFLRLAVIGLIVYGGLLWLTYRGFVTTPVGFIPEQDKGYLVVNVQLPDAASLERTYAVMAEMDKIARGDKNDLSNYPGIPGVAHTLNNQGTSAIQNANGSNFGTMYVILEEFEHRHDKEKSGPVIAAKLRAEFYRRIQDASISVFGPPPVDGLGSAGGFKLMVRDRADQGLDSLQSAADEVASQGNQTPGLVGLFTPFRSNTPQFYVDVDRDKCKSKGVQLNDVFLTLQVYLGGYYTNDFNLFGRTWQVNLQADPTRRLTPDDIKQLKVRNSEGGIVPLGTLVDVRPIGGPVMVTRYNGVTAAAINGNSLPGTSSGQMISSVEGVADKTLPQGMDYQWTELTYMQILAGNTAIIVFALSVLLVYLLLAAQYESLKLPLAIILVVPMCLLCSVIGVRLAHLDLNIFVQIGLVVLVGLAAKNAILIVEFAKEERAKGETAFKSAVEASRLRLRPILMTSFAFILGVVPLAIAKGAGAEMRTTLGIAVFAGMLGVTVFGIFLTPIFYFVVEALGSLFSFGKGKAAVVPADKPTSSETDKKSH, from the coding sequence GTGTCAGCTTTTTCCCGCTTCTTCATAGATCGCCCTATTTTTGCCGCTGTCATCTCCGTAGTGATTGTGATCACGGGATTGCTGGCGCTGCAAACCCTGCCTATTGCACAATATCCTGAAATTGCACCTCCAACGGTTTCCGTCACGTGTACCTACACCGGTGCCAGTGCAACGGTCGTAGCAGATACTGTTGCAGCCCCTATTGAACAGCAGGTCATCGGCGTGGAGCGGATGCTCTACATGTCGTCGCAGAGCACGAATGATGGCGTCTATTCGCTGACAGTGACTTTCGAAAATGGGGTCGATCTGGATATTGCCCAGGTGCAGGTGCAGAATCGTGTCAATCTGGCGATGCCCGTCTTGCCGGATGTGGTTAAGCAAACAGGTGTGAGTGTCAAAAAGAAATCGCCTAACATTCTGCTAGTGGTCAATCTTTACAGCCCGAAGCAAACACGAGATCAACTCTATCTGAGTAATTATGCAGTCATCAACATTCAGGATGAGTTGAAGCAGATTTCAGGTGTGGGCGATCTGGCTGTCATGGGGCAACTCGATTTCTCCATGCGCATGTGGCTCGATCCAGACAAGGTGGCTGCCCGCGATCTGACTGCAAGCGATATCGTCAATGTGTTGAAAGAACAGAATGTGCAGGTAGCTGCCGGTGCGCTGGCACGTCCGCCGAGTCCGGCTGGTCAGGCATTTCAGTACACGCTGAGTACGTTGGGTCGACTCAAGGATACAGAACAGTTCGGAAACATCATCGTTCGCACCGGGGCAGATGGCCAGATCACGCGCATGGTCGATATCGTTTCGGAACAGCGCAAGGTTACGATGAATGGCGGGAAAACGCGTAATTTTGGCGGCATCGAACTCGGCGCCAAGGCTGAAGACACGGGGTGTACGCTGGATGGCCAGGATGCCATCGGCATGGCTATTTACCAGTTGCCTGGCTCCAATGCGCTGGAGACCGCGGAACGCATCAAGAAGCGCATGGAAGAACTCAAGAAGAACTTTCCCGATGACGTGGACTATGCCATTCGCTACGACACAACTCCGTTCATCGAAGAATCCATTCATGAAGTATTCAAGGCATTGCGTGATGCCATCATCCTTGTCGCCATCGTGGTGCTCGTCTTTCTGCAGACCTGGCGTGCGACGATCATTCCACTGGTGGCAGTGCCTGTCGCCATCGTGGGTACCTTTGCAGTCATGGCGGGTATGGGCTTCAGTTTGAATAATCTCTCATTGCTCGGTCTGGTTCTGGCAATCGGCATTGTAGTAGATGACGCCATTGTGGTGGTGGAAGCGGTGGAGCATAAGCTCGAGCATGGCATGTCAGCGAAGGAAGCAGCCCACTCCGCCATGAATGAAGTGGCTAATCCGATCGTTGCCATTTCTCTGGTGTTGATGGCAGTGTTTATTCCATGTGCTTTCATCTCTGGCATCACCGGGCAGTTCTTCAGGCAATTTGCCGTCACCATTGCCGTATCGACATTCTTTTCCGCAGTGAACTCGCTGACACTCAGCCCGGCATTATGTGCCTTGCTGTTAGCACCCAAAGCAGAACAGAAAGATCCCATTACGCGAACGATGAACTTGTCGCTGGGCTGGTTTTTCTTTCTCTTCAACAAAATGTTTACTGTCGGTACGAACGGTTACGCCTGGATTGTAGGCTGGTTCCTGCGGCTTGCTGTGATTGGACTCATAGTGTATGGCGGCTTGCTCTGGCTTACCTACCGAGGTTTCGTGACGACCCCGGTTGGTTTCATTCCTGAGCAGGATAAGGGATATCTTGTCGTGAATGTGCAACTTCCTGATGCTGCCTCTCTGGAACGAACTTATGCAGTGATGGCGGAAATGGACAAGATCGCGCGAGGCGACAAGAACGACCTATCCAATTACCCCGGAATCCCAGGTGTTGCCCACACACTGAATAACCAGGGAACTTCTGCGATTCAAAACGCCAATGGTTCCAATTTCGGAACGATGTACGTCATTCTGGAAGAATTTGAACATCGGCATGACAAGGAGAAATCAGGACCTGTCATCGCGGCAAAATTGCGTGCGGAATTTTATCGTCGCATCCAGGATGCATCCATTTCCGTCTTCGGTCCGCCGCCGGTAGATGGTCTGGGCAGTGCCGGCGGTTTCAAGTTGATGGTACGGGATCGAGCGGATCAGGGACTGGACTCCCTTCAGTCTGCTGCTGATGAAGTTGCCAGTCAGGGGAATCAGACACCTGGACTGGTGGGACTCTTTACGCCCTTCCGTTCCAACACCCCGCAGTTTTATGTTGATGTCGATCGTGATAAATGTAAATCCAAGGGCGTGCAGCTCAATGATGTCTTCTTGACCTTGCAGGTCTATCTCGGTGGTTACTACACCAACGATTTCAACCTGTTTGGCAGAACCTGGCAGGTGAATCTGCAGGCTGATCCGACACGTCGGCTGACTCCCGATGACATCAAGCAACTCAAGGTTCGCAATAGTGAAGGGGGCATTGTTCCGCTGGGAACGCTGGTCGATGTACGTCCGATTGGCGGTCCGGTGATGGTGACCCGTTACAACGGTGTGACCGCTGCTGCCATCAATGGTAATTCGCTGCCGGGCACCAGTTCTGGTCAGATGATAAGTTCTGTCGAAGGAGTGGCAGATAAAACCTTGCCTCAGGGAATGGACTACCAGTGGACTGAACTGACCTACATGCAGATTCTCGCAGGTAACACGGCTATCATCGTGTTTGCCCTATCGGTGTTATTGGTTTATCTGCTCCTGGCGGCTCAGTATGAAAGTCTCAAACTGCCTTTGGCTATCATCCTGGTTGTGCCAATGTGTTTGTTGTGTTCAGTGATTGGTGTCCGACTGGCTCATCTTGATCTGAATATCTTCGTGCAGATCGGTCTGGTGGTGCTGGTGGGCCTGGCTGCCAAGAATGCCATTTTGATCGTAGAATTTGCCAAGGAAGAGCGGGCCAAGGGAGAGACGGCATTCAAATCAGCAGTGGAAGCGAGCCGTCTGCGACTGCGACCGATCCTGATGACCAGCTTTGCGTTCATCCTTGGTGTGGTTCCCCTGGCGATTGCCAAAGGTGCTGGTGCTGAGATGCGCACCACGCTGGGTATTGCCGTCTTTGCGGGAATGCTCGGCGTTACTGTGTTCGGAATCTTCCTGACTCCGATCTTCTACTTTGTCGTGGAAGCACTTGGCAGTCTTTTCTCCTTTGGCAAGGGCAAAGCTGCAGTCGTACCAGCAGACAAACCAACGAGTTCTGAAACAGACAAGAAGTCTCATTAA
- a CDS encoding DUF2254 domain-containing protein, whose protein sequence is MWQLQYRWKKIINQSFWLLPAMCMVLAVIIAMTTRWLDHQHTFRLFNYSTDGARTLLNSLTGSLLTFLVFVISSMLLIVQLASSQLTPRIIAMAFTTRYTQFTLCLFVFTYTFSLATLVRIDDHVPQLSVGLSVLCTLLSIVVFFWFAQKLGTSLRPVSIVQAVCEATRRVIDEVYPVKFSPPVVSGRSAWKNQIVHETSSIVPYRYISGVLVAFDIARLVQLAQQANCTIELIPQVGDFVSKDDPLCRIYPENASLDTASLQQAVIVGSERTIELDPMFGFRIMVDIASRALSAAINDPTTAVMAIDQLHRLLRYVGKRQLSDGTVVDSQGKLRLVYPTPNWEDFTSMAVSEIRQFGISSIQIPRRLRAMLEHLLTIMPEERKPALREELELLKQAVYLAYPIGMNRTRAETSDLQGIGGSAGVRITEEEGTSQDNA, encoded by the coding sequence ATGTGGCAATTGCAGTATCGTTGGAAAAAGATCATCAACCAGTCATTCTGGCTGCTTCCAGCCATGTGCATGGTGCTGGCGGTTATTATCGCCATGACGACTCGCTGGCTTGATCATCAGCACACGTTCAGGCTCTTTAATTATTCAACTGATGGTGCGCGCACTTTGCTCAACAGCCTGACAGGATCACTGCTGACTTTCCTGGTCTTTGTCATCTCTTCAATGCTGCTGATTGTACAGTTGGCCAGTTCCCAACTGACTCCCCGTATCATCGCCATGGCGTTTACCACACGCTATACACAGTTCACTCTTTGTTTATTTGTTTTCACCTACACGTTCAGCCTGGCGACGCTCGTGCGAATCGACGATCACGTGCCTCAGTTGAGCGTGGGGCTGTCCGTTCTCTGCACGCTGTTAAGCATCGTAGTGTTTTTCTGGTTTGCGCAGAAACTGGGAACGTCACTGCGGCCCGTCTCGATTGTCCAGGCGGTCTGTGAAGCGACCCGGCGTGTGATTGATGAAGTCTATCCGGTGAAATTCAGTCCACCTGTTGTCAGTGGAAGAAGTGCGTGGAAGAATCAGATCGTACACGAAACATCATCCATTGTTCCATACCGGTATATTTCCGGCGTACTGGTTGCATTTGATATTGCACGTCTGGTCCAGTTGGCTCAACAGGCCAACTGCACAATTGAACTCATTCCCCAGGTAGGCGACTTTGTCTCCAAGGATGATCCACTCTGCCGCATCTATCCCGAAAATGCTTCGCTTGATACTGCCAGTCTGCAGCAGGCCGTGATCGTCGGGTCGGAACGAACCATCGAACTCGATCCCATGTTTGGCTTCCGCATTATGGTGGATATCGCATCACGGGCATTGTCCGCAGCCATCAACGACCCGACCACAGCGGTGATGGCTATTGACCAGCTTCACCGACTATTGCGATATGTAGGTAAGCGTCAACTTTCAGATGGCACTGTGGTCGATTCGCAAGGCAAATTGCGACTGGTCTATCCGACCCCCAACTGGGAAGACTTCACCAGCATGGCGGTAAGTGAAATCCGTCAGTTCGGCATCAGCAGCATCCAGATACCGCGCCGATTGCGTGCCATGCTGGAACATCTGCTGACGATTATGCCGGAGGAACGCAAGCCGGCCCTGCGGGAAGAACTGGAACTACTCAAGCAGGCTGTGTACCTGGCATATCCGATCGGAATGAATCGCACGCGAGCTGAAACCAGTGATCTGCAGGGAATAGGCGGATCAGCAGGAGTACGCATCACTGAGGAGGAAGGAACTTCTCAGGATAATGCCTAG